A part of Brachybacterium faecium DSM 4810 genomic DNA contains:
- a CDS encoding cytosine/adenosine deaminase (PFAM: Cytidine and deoxycytidylate deaminase zinc-binding region): MSSPAASEHLHRAVELAVASVARGGGPFGAVVLTADGTAVEGANRVTAAHDPTAHAEVEAIREACRRSGSHELRGAVLYASCEPCPMCLASALWARVERVEFAAGRDDAARAGFDDAAFYEFFESPARRAMLPTAQHRHAEALAPFEAWQAHEQRTGY; encoded by the coding sequence ATGAGCAGCCCTGCCGCCTCCGAGCACCTCCACCGCGCCGTCGAGCTGGCCGTCGCGAGCGTCGCGCGCGGCGGCGGACCCTTCGGTGCGGTGGTCCTCACGGCCGACGGCACGGCCGTCGAGGGCGCCAACCGGGTCACCGCCGCCCACGATCCGACCGCGCACGCCGAGGTCGAGGCGATCCGGGAGGCGTGCCGCCGCAGCGGCAGCCACGAGCTGCGCGGGGCGGTGCTCTACGCGAGCTGCGAGCCGTGCCCGATGTGCCTCGCCTCCGCGCTGTGGGCGCGGGTCGAGCGGGTGGAGTTCGCGGCGGGGCGCGACGATGCCGCGCGGGCGGGTTTCGACGACGCGGCGTTCTACGAGTTCTTCGAGTCCCCTGCCCGGCGCGCGATGCTGCCCACCGCGCAGCACCGTCACGCCGAGGCGCTCGCACCGTTCGAGGCCTGGCAGGCGCACGAGCAGCGCACCGGGTACTGA
- a CDS encoding 2,4-dienoyl-CoA reductase (PFAM: NADH:flavin oxidoreductase / NADH oxidase family; Pyridine nucleotide-disulphide oxidoreductase; Glucose inhibited division protein A) — MPAPLPHPTTPSAHPRLLSPLDLGPFEVRNRIVMGSMHVGLEDRPGDAKKLAAYLGERARGGAGLIVTGGYSPDRTGRLTPGGAQADARTLRGHRLVTREVHEADGRVLLQLLHAGRYAFHPLSASSRSGKSPISPFRARRLTRRGVGRTVEHFAEAAQRAVAAGYDGVEIMGSEGYLLNQFLAPATNRRRDRWGRGAEGRRALPLAVAAAVREAIGEKALLSYRISLLDLVPGGQTWEETGALARGLVERGVDVLSSGIGWHEARVPTIVTSVPRAAFAENTAALRELVDVPVIASNRIHDPAVAEEVLAAGQADLVSMARPLLADPHLPRKLAEGRAAQVVACISCNQACLDKVFDGKRASCLVNPRAGHETELVLTPVAERRLRKVAVVGAGPAGLEAALAAAERGHIVTLYEATAEIGGQLRLAARIPGKEDYAQALQSWRMRLAAAGVGIRLETRPTGRDLAGFHDVIVATGVAPRVIDLPVEPGGPQVISYADLLEGRAEAGERVAIIGAGGIGVDVAEFLSAPRPSPSLDVTVWKRHWGVVEADEEHRGGVATRPVEEAPREVHLLQRKETRIGAGLGRTTGWVHRAELRHAGVIQHRGVAYRHVDARGLHILEDGEETVLEVDTVVVCAGQVSVDDLAAEVTAARKGRAPRVHVVGGADVAAELDAERAIRQAVEVVAGL; from the coding sequence ATGCCAGCGCCGCTTCCTCACCCGACCACGCCCTCCGCCCACCCACGGCTGCTCTCCCCGCTGGATCTGGGACCGTTCGAGGTGCGCAACCGGATCGTCATGGGCTCCATGCACGTGGGGCTCGAGGACCGGCCGGGCGATGCGAAGAAGCTCGCGGCCTACCTCGGCGAGCGGGCCCGCGGCGGTGCCGGGCTGATCGTGACCGGCGGTTACTCCCCCGACCGCACGGGCCGGCTCACCCCGGGCGGCGCCCAGGCCGATGCGCGCACCCTGCGCGGTCACCGGCTCGTCACCCGCGAGGTGCACGAGGCCGACGGCAGGGTCCTGCTGCAGCTGCTGCACGCCGGGCGCTACGCCTTCCACCCGCTGTCCGCCTCGTCCCGCTCCGGGAAGTCGCCGATCTCCCCGTTCCGGGCGCGGCGCCTGACCCGGCGCGGCGTGGGACGCACCGTCGAGCACTTCGCCGAGGCGGCGCAGCGCGCGGTCGCCGCCGGCTACGACGGGGTCGAGATCATGGGCTCCGAGGGCTATCTGCTGAACCAGTTCCTCGCGCCGGCGACCAACCGGCGCCGCGACCGGTGGGGACGCGGCGCGGAGGGTCGGCGGGCGCTGCCGCTCGCGGTCGCCGCCGCGGTGCGGGAGGCGATCGGCGAGAAGGCGCTGCTCAGCTACCGGATCTCGCTGCTGGACCTGGTGCCCGGCGGGCAGACGTGGGAGGAGACCGGCGCCCTCGCCCGGGGTCTGGTCGAGCGGGGCGTGGACGTGCTCTCCTCCGGGATCGGCTGGCACGAGGCGCGCGTGCCCACGATCGTGACCTCCGTGCCCCGCGCGGCCTTCGCCGAGAACACCGCGGCCCTGCGCGAGCTGGTGGACGTGCCGGTGATCGCCTCGAACCGGATCCACGACCCCGCCGTCGCCGAGGAGGTGCTCGCCGCCGGCCAGGCCGACCTCGTCTCCATGGCCCGCCCCCTGCTCGCCGATCCGCACCTGCCGCGCAAGCTCGCCGAGGGCCGGGCCGCGCAGGTCGTCGCCTGCATCTCCTGCAACCAGGCATGCCTGGACAAGGTGTTCGACGGCAAGCGCGCCAGCTGCCTGGTGAACCCGCGGGCCGGCCACGAGACGGAGCTCGTGCTCACGCCCGTGGCCGAGCGGCGCCTGCGCAAGGTCGCCGTCGTCGGTGCGGGGCCCGCCGGGCTCGAGGCCGCCCTCGCCGCGGCCGAGCGCGGCCACATCGTCACCCTCTACGAGGCCACCGCCGAGATCGGCGGGCAGCTGCGCCTCGCGGCCCGCATCCCGGGCAAGGAGGACTACGCGCAGGCGCTGCAGTCCTGGCGGATGCGGCTCGCCGCCGCCGGTGTGGGGATCCGGCTGGAGACCCGGCCGACGGGCCGCGACCTGGCCGGCTTCCACGACGTCATCGTCGCCACCGGCGTCGCCCCGCGCGTGATCGACCTGCCCGTCGAGCCGGGCGGCCCGCAGGTGATCAGCTACGCGGACCTGCTCGAGGGCCGCGCCGAGGCCGGCGAGCGGGTGGCGATCATCGGCGCGGGCGGGATCGGGGTCGACGTGGCGGAGTTCCTCAGCGCCCCGCGCCCCTCCCCGAGCCTGGACGTGACCGTGTGGAAGCGGCACTGGGGCGTGGTCGAGGCCGATGAGGAGCATCGCGGCGGCGTCGCCACCCGACCGGTCGAGGAGGCGCCGCGCGAGGTGCATCTGCTGCAGCGCAAGGAGACCCGCATCGGGGCCGGGCTGGGACGCACCACGGGATGGGTGCACCGCGCGGAGCTGCGGCACGCCGGCGTGATCCAGCACCGCGGGGTCGCCTACCGGCACGTCGACGCTCGCGGCCTGCACATCCTCGAGGACGGCGAGGAGACGGTGCTCGAGGTGGACACGGTGGTGGTGTGCGCGGGGCAGGTGAGCGTGGACGACCTCGCCGCCGAGGTGACTGCGGCTCGGAAGGGGCGGGCGCCGCGCGTGCACGTGGTCGGCGGGGCCGACGTCGCCGCCGAGCTCGACGCCGAGCGCGCGATCCGGCAGGCCGTCGAGGTGGTCGCCGGGCTGTAG
- a CDS encoding nicotinamidase-like amidase (PFAM: Isochorismatase family): MSRLLIIVDAQNDFCEGGALGVDGGAAVAGRIAAFVREHGAQYDRIFASQDWHRGDTDNGGHFAVPPAEPDFTDTWPVHCVAGTEGAALHAEVAALAEELGERLEIVHKGHGIPSYSVLEGTVVATDEGVEHLIAAGGWDRIDVVGLAYDFCVRATALGATEAGAPVRVLSDLTAAVHPADIPALEEELRGAGVEVTAS; the protein is encoded by the coding sequence ATGTCGCGCCTGCTGATCATCGTCGATGCCCAGAACGACTTCTGCGAGGGCGGTGCGCTCGGCGTCGACGGCGGCGCCGCGGTCGCGGGACGGATCGCCGCGTTCGTGCGGGAGCACGGGGCGCAGTACGACAGGATCTTCGCCAGCCAGGACTGGCATCGCGGGGACACGGACAACGGCGGTCACTTCGCCGTGCCGCCAGCGGAGCCGGACTTCACCGACACCTGGCCGGTGCACTGCGTCGCCGGCACCGAGGGGGCGGCGCTGCACGCCGAGGTGGCGGCGCTCGCCGAGGAGCTGGGGGAGCGGCTGGAGATCGTGCACAAGGGGCACGGGATCCCCTCCTACAGCGTGCTCGAGGGCACCGTCGTCGCGACCGACGAGGGGGTGGAGCACCTGATCGCGGCCGGGGGCTGGGACCGGATCGATGTGGTGGGCCTGGCCTATGACTTCTGTGTGCGCGCCACCGCGCTCGGCGCCACCGAGGCCGGTGCGCCGGTCCGCGTGCTGAGCGACCTGACCGCCGCCGTGCACCCCGCCGACATCCCCGCGCTCGAAGAGGAGCTGCGGGGCGCCGGAGTGGAGGTCACCGCCTCCTGA
- a CDS encoding HNH endonuclease (PFAM: HNH endonuclease), whose amino-acid sequence MMGDFEELESERTADHAAPSPGARAASRTGAALPAVVVPELPGWRVRSRRPLDEERILEEVQPGSLEAGRVLALHRTMTTRTRLYAHHLRSLAVFFVEDPEVEGRPEDAEVSALKIAAGLRCTYDQAWAQVRDAHTAVDLMPLTFEYLRRGDLTEGMHQYLLRRVRRLSEEQARQVDAHLATIELPSVSWSTYIKHVRLAVELATAGALTRPPSQARDVEIVDVDTASGTASLLVTGPIPEIQGLAHRLDVQARTVQRAQRAALEDGAEGPVPFDIDQDLAQRGRPLSLRTLRYAILTHSVLDIDPVQETRSPYKILVTIPATTLLHLDDAPAMLEGMTPLPAELARALAAGEPTWQRILTDPLTGAHLPVTAQTYHPTAQMRLQLRLRHPVCAVPGCTRPTALAAEDDHIIEYDHQNPSQGGQTCLWNLHRLCWQHHQAKTAGLIDPERDQAEDPARAGHTTTGPLVTTWTLDQAIRTRSREHTDLLTARSVQALDRAWQLHQHLHAEAQRQHAEQKARPRTERAAQQRQDALTRAHPHRYTRRIIPPGQPPPDPGDPPF is encoded by the coding sequence ATGATGGGCGACTTCGAGGAGCTGGAGAGCGAGAGGACCGCCGACCACGCCGCTCCGTCGCCCGGCGCGCGGGCCGCCTCTCGCACCGGCGCGGCGCTGCCCGCGGTGGTGGTGCCGGAGCTGCCGGGGTGGCGGGTGCGGTCGCGGCGCCCGCTCGATGAGGAGCGGATCCTCGAAGAGGTCCAGCCCGGCTCCCTCGAGGCCGGGCGCGTGCTGGCCCTGCACCGCACGATGACCACCCGCACGCGCCTGTATGCCCATCACCTGCGGTCGCTCGCGGTGTTCTTCGTCGAGGATCCGGAGGTCGAGGGGCGCCCGGAGGATGCGGAGGTGTCGGCGCTGAAGATCGCGGCCGGCCTGCGCTGCACCTACGACCAGGCCTGGGCCCAGGTCCGTGATGCCCACACCGCCGTCGACCTCATGCCGCTGACCTTCGAGTATCTGCGCCGGGGTGATCTCACCGAGGGGATGCACCAGTACCTGCTGCGCAGGGTCCGCCGTCTCAGCGAGGAGCAGGCCCGTCAGGTCGATGCGCATCTGGCGACCATCGAGCTGCCGTCGGTGTCGTGGTCGACGTACATCAAGCATGTGCGGTTGGCGGTGGAGCTGGCGACGGCGGGGGCGTTGACCCGTCCGCCGTCGCAGGCGCGGGATGTGGAGATCGTGGACGTGGATACCGCTTCCGGGACGGCGTCGCTGCTGGTGACGGGACCGATTCCGGAGATCCAGGGGCTGGCGCACCGGCTGGACGTCCAGGCCCGCACCGTGCAGCGTGCCCAGCGGGCCGCGCTCGAGGACGGGGCGGAGGGCCCGGTCCCGTTCGATATCGACCAGGACCTCGCCCAGCGGGGCCGGCCCCTGTCGCTGCGGACCCTGCGCTACGCGATCCTGACCCACTCGGTCCTGGACATCGACCCGGTCCAGGAGACCCGCAGCCCCTACAAGATCCTCGTCACCATCCCCGCCACCACCCTGCTCCACCTCGATGACGCCCCGGCGATGCTCGAGGGGATGACGCCCCTGCCGGCGGAGCTGGCCCGGGCCCTGGCCGCCGGGGAGCCGACCTGGCAGAGGATCCTCACCGATCCACTGACCGGCGCGCACCTGCCCGTCACGGCCCAGACCTACCACCCCACCGCCCAGATGCGGCTCCAGCTGCGGCTGCGCCACCCCGTCTGCGCGGTGCCGGGCTGCACCCGCCCCACCGCCCTCGCCGCCGAGGACGACCACATCATCGAATACGACCACCAGAACCCCTCCCAGGGCGGGCAGACCTGTTTGTGGAACCTCCACCGCCTGTGCTGGCAGCACCACCAGGCCAAAACAGCGGGCCTGATCGACCCCGAGCGCGACCAGGCGGAAGATCCCGCCCGCGCGGGCCACACCACCACCGGACCGCTGGTGACGACCTGGACCCTCGACCAGGCGATCCGCACCCGCAGCAGAGAACACACCGACCTGCTCACCGCACGCAGCGTCCAGGCCCTCGACCGGGCCTGGCAGCTCCACCAACACCTCCACGCCGAAGCCCAGCGCCAGCACGCCGAACAGAAAGCCCGGCCCCGCACCGAACGCGCCGCCCAACAGCGCCAGGACGCCCTCACCCGCGCCCACCCCCACCGCTACACCCGCCGCATCATCCCACCCGGACAGCCACCACCCGACCCCGGCGACCCACCCTTCTGA
- a CDS encoding Protein of unknown function (DUF1648) (PFAM: Protein of unknown function (DUF1648)) produces the protein MNTLMPTSPRPTRTTTAGPVTRLLRWLGLLGALAITAWILVTYPGLPETIPTHFDITGTADAWGSKTSILVLGGVMMLLSAGLALLSTKPRAFNYPLVVTEHNAQAIYREGERMMVWLLLSMQLIYVSLVRSVLLAGDGGVLLILGMAAMLGSVVVGIVRLVRAGR, from the coding sequence ATGAACACGCTGATGCCGACCTCCCCGCGCCCCACCCGCACCACCACGGCCGGGCCGGTCACGAGGCTGCTGCGATGGCTCGGCCTGCTCGGCGCGCTCGCGATCACCGCCTGGATCCTCGTGACCTATCCGGGGCTCCCCGAGACCATCCCCACCCACTTCGACATCACCGGCACGGCGGATGCCTGGGGGTCCAAGACCTCGATCCTGGTGCTCGGCGGCGTCATGATGCTGCTCTCGGCCGGGCTCGCGCTGCTCTCCACGAAGCCGCGCGCCTTCAACTATCCGCTCGTCGTCACCGAGCACAACGCCCAGGCCATCTACCGCGAGGGGGAGCGGATGATGGTCTGGCTGCTGCTGAGCATGCAGCTGATCTACGTGAGCCTGGTCCGTTCCGTGCTCCTGGCCGGTGACGGAGGGGTGCTGCTCATCCTCGGCATGGCGGCGATGCTCGGCTCCGTGGTGGTGGGGATCGTCCGCCTGGTGCGCGCCGGCCGCTGA
- a CDS encoding serine/threonine protein phosphatase (PFAM: MerR family regulatory protein; Protein phosphatase 2C), producing MDQTLLSIGELAAASGLSPKALRLYDDSELLVPRRVDPFTGYRSYGRDQVRRARFIAALRGLGMGLARIRVLCDLDGAAAAAELRSWWRQEEADALSRAAAVDALARDLGELPLEDDMTTSTTAPRTAVALHQGLERPAQQDAALVHTLPGGRTLIAVADGFGTADELAGQILAAFTAALERELAEAFTADPSAAPLAALETAWAAAESLVPAGDDAGSTLTAAVLDGDRLYIAHLGDTRAVLVRGALIEHITQDHTQVRSLLAAGRLSPEEAAAHPDRAVLNRALAAGAPTAPDLLVRRLEPGDLVLVASDGLHAVVDPSALAGALTAAAEDPEVLASRLVDLALAAGGPDNIALALAQA from the coding sequence ATGGACCAGACGCTGCTGAGCATCGGGGAGCTGGCCGCCGCGAGCGGCCTGAGCCCCAAGGCGCTGCGCCTCTACGACGACTCGGAGCTGCTGGTGCCGCGGCGGGTCGACCCCTTCACCGGCTACCGCTCCTACGGGAGGGACCAGGTGCGGCGGGCACGGTTCATCGCCGCCCTGCGCGGCCTGGGGATGGGGCTCGCCCGCATCCGCGTGCTGTGCGATCTGGACGGTGCCGCCGCCGCGGCGGAGCTGCGCTCCTGGTGGCGGCAGGAGGAGGCCGACGCCCTCTCCCGCGCCGCCGCCGTCGACGCCCTCGCCCGCGACCTCGGGGAACTCCCCCTGGAGGACGACATGACCACATCCACCACGGCGCCCCGCACCGCTGTCGCGCTGCACCAGGGCCTCGAACGGCCCGCCCAGCAGGACGCCGCGCTGGTGCACACCCTGCCCGGCGGGCGGACGCTGATCGCCGTCGCCGACGGCTTCGGCACCGCCGACGAGCTCGCCGGGCAGATCCTCGCCGCGTTCACGGCGGCGCTCGAGAGGGAGCTCGCGGAGGCGTTCACCGCGGACCCGTCGGCCGCCCCGCTCGCCGCTCTCGAGACCGCCTGGGCCGCGGCGGAGTCGCTGGTCCCGGCCGGCGACGACGCCGGATCGACCCTCACCGCCGCGGTGCTCGACGGGGACCGGCTGTACATCGCCCACCTCGGGGACACCCGCGCGGTGCTGGTGCGCGGGGCGCTGATCGAGCACATCACCCAGGACCACACCCAGGTGCGCTCGCTCCTCGCCGCCGGTCGCCTCTCCCCCGAGGAGGCCGCCGCACATCCGGACCGTGCGGTGCTGAACCGGGCGCTGGCCGCGGGGGCGCCCACCGCCCCCGACCTGCTGGTGCGCCGGCTCGAGCCGGGCGACCTGGTGCTCGTGGCGAGCGACGGGCTGCATGCGGTGGTCGATCCCTCGGCCCTCGCCGGCGCGCTCACCGCCGCGGCCGAGGATCCCGAGGTCCTCGCGTCCCGGCTGGTCGATCTGGCGCTCGCCGCGGGCGGCCCGGACAACATCGCCCTCGCCCTCGCCCAGGCGTGA
- a CDS encoding YVTN family beta-propeller repeat protein (TIGRFAM: 40-residue YVTN family beta-propeller repeat) translates to MGVQAKHRRRTQRGRPHEQFTIAIAILSLVMAGGMLAGLATSAVAPDSEDSAAGAQQNAQLPPGDPSNTTRLEHVDRITGDITPKSVVAGPGGTVIANNMMYSHSSTLYDAESLELTGTVVDEVDLAQHGFDDRAGVTQGAPVEAVFSPDGQHAYVSQYRLRGPGEGATATDDCANGDQIGRSAVFRLDLASGQWDQVIEVGRVPKFLSISADGSRALVSNWCDESVSVLDLEAGEEIREIPVDAAPRGSVILPDNRTAYVTAMYADELYRVDLETGSSELVTDTGRKPRHLVLSPDASRLYLTVSGSDRLVELDAATGEVLRTAETGREPRTMAISPDGLALYIVNYYANTVTKVDTETLETLQTVEVGKNPIGITYEPTQRRVWVANYAGSLDVFDDTAPGGTMDS, encoded by the coding sequence ATGGGCGTGCAGGCGAAGCACCGCAGGAGGACGCAGCGAGGGCGGCCGCATGAGCAGTTCACCATCGCCATCGCGATCCTCTCGCTGGTGATGGCCGGTGGGATGCTCGCCGGCCTCGCCACCAGTGCGGTCGCCCCCGACAGCGAGGACTCCGCCGCCGGCGCCCAGCAGAACGCGCAGCTGCCGCCCGGGGACCCCTCGAACACCACCCGCCTCGAGCACGTGGACCGGATCACCGGGGACATCACCCCCAAGTCCGTCGTCGCAGGGCCCGGCGGCACCGTCATCGCCAACAACATGATGTACAGCCACTCCTCGACCCTGTACGACGCCGAGAGCCTCGAGCTCACCGGCACGGTGGTCGACGAGGTGGATCTCGCGCAGCACGGCTTCGACGATCGGGCCGGCGTCACCCAGGGCGCTCCCGTCGAAGCGGTCTTCTCGCCCGACGGGCAGCACGCCTATGTCTCCCAGTACCGGCTGCGCGGCCCGGGCGAGGGCGCGACCGCGACCGACGACTGCGCGAACGGCGACCAGATCGGCCGCTCGGCGGTGTTCCGCCTGGACCTCGCCTCCGGGCAGTGGGACCAGGTGATCGAGGTGGGGCGGGTGCCGAAGTTCCTCTCGATCTCGGCCGACGGCAGCCGCGCGCTGGTCTCGAACTGGTGCGACGAGAGCGTCTCCGTGCTCGACCTCGAGGCGGGGGAGGAGATCCGGGAGATCCCGGTGGACGCCGCCCCGCGCGGCAGCGTGATCCTGCCGGACAACCGCACCGCCTATGTCACCGCGATGTACGCCGACGAGCTGTACCGGGTGGACCTCGAGACCGGCAGCAGCGAGCTGGTGACGGACACCGGCAGGAAGCCCCGCCACCTGGTGCTCTCGCCCGATGCGAGCCGCCTGTACCTGACCGTCTCCGGCAGCGACCGGCTGGTGGAGCTCGACGCCGCCACCGGCGAGGTGCTGCGCACCGCCGAGACCGGCCGGGAGCCGCGCACCATGGCGATCTCGCCGGACGGCCTCGCGCTGTACATCGTGAACTACTACGCGAACACCGTGACGAAGGTCGACACCGAGACCCTCGAGACGCTCCAGACCGTCGAGGTGGGGAAGAACCCCATCGGCATCACCTACGAGCCCACCCAGCGCCGGGTGTGGGTCGCGAACTACGCCGGATCGCTCGACGTCTTCGACGACACCGCCCCCGGTGGCACCATGGACTCATGA
- a CDS encoding uncharacterized conserved protein (PFAM: Activator of Hsp90 ATPase homolog 1-like protein) produces the protein MTQDTPRPEDAQRVVTASREIAAPAEALFALIADPAQQPRWDGNDNLAEAAPGQRVRAVGDVFVMTNRNGGVRDNHVVAFTEGREIVWRTAPHGEQPPGHQWGWELEPLADGGTRVTHRYDFTDLPDAQEQRLAKARLMTPEKLRASLDRLAELAEG, from the coding sequence ATGACACAGGACACCCCGCGCCCCGAGGACGCGCAGCGCGTCGTCACCGCCTCCCGCGAGATCGCCGCCCCGGCCGAGGCGCTCTTCGCGCTCATCGCCGATCCGGCGCAGCAGCCCCGCTGGGACGGCAACGACAACCTCGCCGAGGCCGCGCCCGGGCAGCGCGTGCGCGCCGTCGGGGACGTGTTCGTGATGACCAACCGCAACGGCGGCGTGCGCGACAACCACGTCGTCGCCTTCACCGAGGGGCGCGAGATCGTGTGGCGCACCGCCCCGCACGGCGAGCAGCCGCCCGGCCACCAGTGGGGCTGGGAGCTCGAGCCGCTCGCGGACGGCGGCACCCGCGTCACCCACCGCTACGACTTCACCGACCTGCCCGACGCCCAGGAGCAGCGGCTCGCGAAGGCGCGCCTGATGACGCCCGAGAAGCTGCGCGCCTCACTCGACCGGCTCGCGGAGCTCGCCGAGGGCTGA
- a CDS encoding protein of unknown function (DUF1992) (PFAM: Domain of unknown function (DUF1992)), with protein MGRPPMDRDVARVESAIEAAARRGDFDDLPGAGKPLDLPDTHDPDWWVNQRIASGDIDSSALLPVVVLLRKEYERRDETLAVLPDEKAVREYAADYTERVHEDRRANPFQRMLAPAWDGDDAVARWHRVRPRRAPETPEDARPVPESAPRRRWWRFGRRPQS; from the coding sequence ATGGGCCGGCCGCCGATGGACCGCGACGTCGCACGGGTGGAGTCCGCGATCGAGGCGGCCGCGCGGCGCGGCGACTTCGACGACCTGCCCGGTGCGGGGAAGCCGCTGGACCTGCCGGACACGCACGACCCCGACTGGTGGGTAAACCAGCGCATCGCCAGCGGGGACATCGACTCCTCGGCGCTGCTGCCCGTCGTGGTGCTGCTGCGCAAGGAGTACGAGCGCCGCGACGAGACCCTCGCCGTGCTGCCCGACGAGAAGGCCGTGCGGGAGTACGCCGCGGACTACACCGAGCGGGTCCACGAGGACCGGCGCGCGAACCCCTTCCAGAGGATGCTCGCCCCGGCCTGGGACGGGGACGACGCGGTCGCGCGGTGGCACCGGGTGCGGCCGCGGCGCGCGCCGGAGACGCCCGAGGACGCCCGGCCCGTCCCGGAGTCGGCCCCGCGCAGGCGCTGGTGGAGGTTCGGACGACGCCCTCAATCCTGA